The DNA window CTTCTTCTTCGACGTGCTGGCGTGGGACGCGGAGGATCCGGCCGCCGACGCGGCCGCGACCGATCCGACCGACGGCTCGGCCGCCGGCTGTCCGGACGCCCACTGGGCCGAGTTCGACGCGTTCGACCGCTTCGGGCTCCGGCGGACCGACCGGGTGGCGCTGGTCGACGATGTCGAGGCCGCGATCGACTACCGCGACCGCCTCATGGCGGACCGAGACGACCTGAACTACGAGATCGACGGCGTCGTGATCTCGGTGAACGACCGGGACGCCCGCGAGGCGCTCGGGTCGACCTCGCGCGCCCCGCGATGGGCGTTCGCCTACAAGTTCCCGCCGCGCACCGCGACGACGACGGTCGAGGCGATCACGGTCCAGGTCGGCCGCACCGGCCGGCTCACGCCCGTCGCCGAGCTCGACCCGGTCGACATCGGCGGCGTCACCGTCTCGCGGGCGACGCTCCACAACCCCGCCGAGATCGAGGCGCTCGGCGTGAACGTCGGCGACCGGGTCCGGATCTACCGCGCCGGCGACGTGATCCCCTACGTCCCGGAGGTCGTCGAGAAGCGCTCGGCGGGGACCTACGCCTTCCCCGAGACGTGTCCGGTCTGTGACGCGCCGGTCGAACGGGACGGCCCGCTCGCCTTCTGTACCGGCGGGCTCGGCTGTCCGGCACAGCTGGAGCGCGCGGTCGAACACTGGGCGCGCCGCGACGCGCTCGACGTCGAGGGACTGGGTCCGGAACGCGTCGAACGGCTCCGCGAGGCCGGGCTCGTCGAGTCGCTCCCGGACCTGTACGACCTCTCGGTCGACGACCTCGCCGCCCTGGAGGGGTGGGGCGAGACGAGCGCCGAGAACCTGGTCGACGAGCTGGAGGCGACGCGGGAGCCGCCGCTCGACCGGTTCCTCGCCGGGCTCGGGATCCCCGACGTGGGCCCGACGACCGCGCGCGCGCTCGCGAGGACGTTCGGCGACCTCGACGCCCTGCTCGACGCCGACGAGGCGGCGCTCCGCGAGGTCGACGACGTGGGACCGGCGGTGGCGGCGTCGATCCGGGAGTTCCTCGACTCCCCCGAGAACCGGGAGGCGATCGAGGGGCTCCGCGAGCGCGGCGTGGAGCCGCAGTCCGTCGAGACGGTCGGGGACGACGAGACGGCGGACGCGCTCGACGGGCTGACGTTCGTCTTCACCGGATCGCTCTCGACGACCCGCGACGAGGCGCAGGGGCTCGTCGAGGCCCACGGCGCGAACGCGACCTCGTCGGTCTCCGGGAACACGGACTACCTCGTCGTCGGCGAGGATCCCGGTCGAACGAAACGCCAGGACGCGGACGCCGAGGGGGTGCCCGTCCTCGACGAGGACGGGTTCGCCGACCTGCTCGCGGAACGCGGGATCGACTGGCCGCCGGCGGACGGCGGCTAGCGCCGGAGCGGAGGGTTCGAAGGAAGGATATCCGGAGCCCCCCGTCTCAGGCGAGCGGGAGGACCGTGGAGACGATCAACACGGTGATCAGCCCGGTCACCGAGATGATCGTCGTGAGGGCGGTCCAGGTCTGGAGCGTCTCCCCCTTGGTGAGCCCTCCGATCTCGCTGACGAGCCAGAAGCCGGAGTCGTTGAACCACGAGAAGATGTTTCCGCCGGCCCCGATGGCCATCACGAGGTACGCCGGGTGGACGGTCAGCTGTCCGGTGAGCGGCGCCATGATCCCGGCGGCGGTCAACATCGCGGCGGTGGCCGACCCCTGGGCGATGCGGACGATCGCGGCGATGAGCCAGGCGGTGATGAGCAGGCCGATCCCGACCTCCTGGAGCGCGCCCGCCAGGTAGTCACCGATGCCGGAGGCGGCGAGCAGCGCGCCGAACGCCCCGCCGGCCGCGGTGATCGCGGCGATGTTCCCGCCGCTCTGGAGGGCCTCGGTGAGCTCGTCGCTCCACTCGCTCTGGCTCATGGTGTCGTAGCGGTAGAACGTGTACGCGGCCGCGAGCGCGGCGACCGTCAACGCGACGTTCTTGTTGCCGAGGAAGTCCGTGATCGGTTGGAGCGAGGCCAGCGCCGGAACGGCCTCCTGGAACGTGTTGACGAACGTCGAGGACGCGATCAGCAGGACGGCCAGCAGGATCGGAGCCAGCGACTCGAGGACGCCGGGGAGCTCGCTGGTCGGCCGGTCGGCGACCTCCTGGAGCTCCTCCGTCGACGTCGCCATCGTGTCCCGCAGCGGGATGTCGAGTCGGGCGTTGATCCAGCGACCGTAGACGAGCCCGGACATGATCGCCGCCGGGATGGCGGTGACCAGCCCGACGAGGATCGTCGTCCCCAGGTTGCTCCCGACCTGGTCGGCGACCGCGAGCGGGCCGGGCGTGGGCGGGACGAACACGTGCGTCGTCGCGGCCCCCGCCCCGACGACGACGATGAACAGCGTGTAGTCGCGACCGACGCGCGCCCGCATCGAGCGCGCGAGCGGCGCCATCAGGTAGAACACGCTGTCGAAGAACACCGGGACCGCCAACACCGAACTGCTCCCGAGCAGCGCGACGTCGGAGTTGCTCTCGCCGAGCAGGCCCTGGAAGCCCCGGACGATCCGTTGGGCCGCGCCGCTCTCCAACATCCCCTTGCCGATGACGGCGGCCATCAGGATCGGTATCCCGATCCCCGCCATCCCGTTCCCGAACGCCGTCGCTACCTGGCTTCCGGCGTCGGCGGCGGTGAAGTCCGCGACGAAGATCGTGTTCACCACGCCGACGAGGAACGCCGAGATGATCAGCCCGATGAACGCCGGCAGGTCCAACCACACCAGCAGTCCGATCACGATTATGAGACCGATAATGAAAGTTAGTAGTGGACTGTGCGCGAACTGAACGGTTCCTTGGAGTGGTACGGGTGCCATCCCGATCGATGTCCTGAACATACCTCATTAAAATTTGTGGAGCCCGAAGAATCGCGTTACTGCGGGTTGGTAACATCCACGATCGGGACGCGTACCCTCCGCGTTGGTCGCGTTTCAATCCGAGAAAAACTAGTCAGATAAAACTCAGATATTTTTTATTGGTTTCGAAAATATATGTCTCTCCTCGTTCAGTTCCCGCGTCGGGAGGCGGTGTGGCGTCGGCCGCGACGGTTCTCCTCCCGCCGATCGGCGGACCGTCGCCGCGGCGGCGAGGCACAACCCTTTATCAAATGCCGCGGGAACGGGGGGGTATGACCGCAATCGAGCTGCGCGGCGTGACGAAGGAGTTCCCGGGCGTCACCGCCGTGTCCGACCTCGATCTCACGGTCGAGGAGGGCGAGGTGTACGGCTTCCTCGGCCCCAACGGGGCCGGCAAGTCGACGACCATCGACATGGTGCTCGATCTCGTCCGGCCGACAGCGGGCACGGTGACGGTGCTCGGCCGCGACGCCACCGCCGACAGCGTCGAGATCCGGCGGCGGACCGGCGTCCTCCCCGACGGCTTCTCCGTGTACGAGCGGCTCTCCGGCCGGAGACACGTCGAGTTCGCGATCGAGTCGAAGGCGGTCGACGTCGAGGCCGATCCCGTCCTCGAGCGCGTCGGCCTCCTCGAGGACGCCGACCGCAGGGCGGGCGACTACTCCAAGGGGATGCGCCAGCGGCTCGCGCTCGCGATGGCGCTCGTCGGCGACCCCGACCTGTTGATCCTCGACGAGCCGTCCTCCGGGCTCGACCCCGCGGGCGTGAAGGACATGCGCGAGATCGTCGCCGCGGAGGCCGACCGCGGCGCGACCGTCTTCTTCTCCTCGCACGTGCTCGCGCAGGTCGAGGCCGTCTGTGACCGCGTCGGCATCCTCCGGGAGGGCGAACTCGTCGCCGAGGACTCCATCGACGGGCTCCGCGAGACGGTCGGCGACGGGGAGACGCTGGAGGTCGCCGTCGACGACGCGACCGACGCGGTCGTCGACGCGGTCCGCGCGGTCGAGGGGGTCTCGCGGGTCGACCGCGACGGCGACACGCTCCGCGTGAGCTGTGACCCCGGCGTGAAGACGCGGGTCATCGCCGCGGCCGAGGACGCCGGGGCCGTCGTCGACGACTTCCACACCGAGGAGGCGTCGCTGGAGGACCTCTTCTTAGCGTACACGGAGGGCGAGGAAACGCCGACCGGACGGGAGGACGCGGCCACGGGAGAGGTGGACGCATGAGTCTCCTCGCGGTCGCGAACAAGGACTTCCAGGACACGGTCCGGTCGCGCGGCATGGTCCTCCTCGTCGCGCTGTTCTCGCTTCTCGTCGCCCTCTTCGCGTACGTCGTCCGCCCGCAGGGTCAGGCCGGCCAGTTCGCGACCGAACTCCTCTTGAGCGCGTTCGTCGGACCGGTGCTCGTGACCGGGCTGGTCCCGCTCGTGGGCGTCGTCGTCGGCTACAACGCGGTGAGCGGCGAGCGCGAGTCCGGATCGCTGAAGCTGCTCCTCTCTCTCCCCCACTCGCGGGCCGACGTCGTCTTCGGGAAGGTGCTCGGTCGGGGCGCGGCGCTGGCGCTCGCGACGTTCGCCGGCTTCCTGTTGCCCGCGCTCGTGTTGATCGTCGTTCCGGTGACGTTCAACGCGGGATCGTTCCTCGGGTACACCGTCTTCGCCGCGGCGCTCGGGGTCGTGTTCGTCGCCATCGCGGTCGGCTGCTCGGCGGCGGTGGCGACCCGCCAGCGCGCGCTCATCGCCGGCGTCGGCGTCTACGCGCTCTTCGTGCTCCTGTGGGGGCTGTTCACCGGTCGCGTGGTCGGCGCGTTCTCCGGCCCGATCGAGGCCCTGCCCGTCTCCATGGCGCAGATACGCACCTTCCTCGACGCCGCGAACCCGACGAGCGGGATCGAACTCCTCGCCAACGCGTTCCTGGGCGACCAACTCCTCTCGGGTGATTCCGTCAACCAGCAGGTGTCCGCGGTCGCGATGCTGGTCTTCTGGACGCTCGCGCCGCCGCTCGCCGGGCTGTTGAAGTTCGACCGCGCAGACCTCTGATCTCGGCGGTTCGAGGTTTTCTCCCGCTCGGTCCTTTCCGGTCCACCGCACCCTTGATGGCCGGCGAGCCCCACCGTTCACACGATCCTCGATGGACAGACGCCGATTCCTCTCGCTCGCCGGCCTCGCCGGGACCGGAACGCTCGCCGGCTGTGCGGGCCGCGACGACTCGGGCGGCGACGGCGACGACGCCGGCGGGAGCGACGACGCCGGCGGTGGTGCTGGCACCGCCGGAGGCGACGACGATACCGCCACCGACGGCTCGGACGCGGCGTTCGCGGTCGAGACCGTCGCGTCGGGCTTCTCGCACCCGTGGGCGATCGACTTCCTCCCCGACGGCGACCTCCTCGTCACGGAACGTCCTGGGACGCTGAACGTCGTCGACCCGGACTCCGGCGAGGTTCGGTCGGTCGACGGGACGCCGACGGTCGACGCCCGCGGACAGGGCGGACTCCTCGACGTCGCGCTCGGACCGACGGCTTCGGATCCCTGGGCGTACCTCACGTACTCGGCGGCGAACGCCGACGGCGACACCACGACCCACGTCGGCCGCGGTCGGCTCGACCGGGAGAACGCCCGTCTCGAGGCGTTCGAACGCCTCCACGCCGCGGAGCCGTTCGTCGACTCGACGGGCCACTACGGCTCGCGGATCGCCTTCGACGCGGACGGGCGGCTGTACGTGACCGTCGGCGACCGCCAGTTCAAGGACTTCGGACCGGACCACGTCGCCCAGGACCTCGGCGTCGAACTCGGCAAGACCCTCCGGCTCGAGGCGGACGGCTCGGTTCCCGACGACAACCCGTTCGTCGACGACCCGGACGCGCGGGACGCGGTCTTCAGCTACGGCCACCGCAACGCCCAGGGATTGACCGTCCACCCCGACACCGGCGACC is part of the Halorubrum aethiopicum genome and encodes:
- a CDS encoding GntP family permease, producing the protein MAPVPLQGTVQFAHSPLLTFIIGLIIVIGLLVWLDLPAFIGLIISAFLVGVVNTIFVADFTAADAGSQVATAFGNGMAGIGIPILMAAVIGKGMLESGAAQRIVRGFQGLLGESNSDVALLGSSSVLAVPVFFDSVFYLMAPLARSMRARVGRDYTLFIVVVGAGAATTHVFVPPTPGPLAVADQVGSNLGTTILVGLVTAIPAAIMSGLVYGRWINARLDIPLRDTMATSTEELQEVADRPTSELPGVLESLAPILLAVLLIASSTFVNTFQEAVPALASLQPITDFLGNKNVALTVAALAAAYTFYRYDTMSQSEWSDELTEALQSGGNIAAITAAGGAFGALLAASGIGDYLAGALQEVGIGLLITAWLIAAIVRIAQGSATAAMLTAAGIMAPLTGQLTVHPAYLVMAIGAGGNIFSWFNDSGFWLVSEIGGLTKGETLQTWTALTTIISVTGLITVLIVSTVLPLA
- a CDS encoding ABC transporter permease subunit, with protein sequence MSLLAVANKDFQDTVRSRGMVLLVALFSLLVALFAYVVRPQGQAGQFATELLLSAFVGPVLVTGLVPLVGVVVGYNAVSGERESGSLKLLLSLPHSRADVVFGKVLGRGAALALATFAGFLLPALVLIVVPVTFNAGSFLGYTVFAAALGVVFVAIAVGCSAAVATRQRALIAGVGVYALFVLLWGLFTGRVVGAFSGPIEALPVSMAQIRTFLDAANPTSGIELLANAFLGDQLLSGDSVNQQVSAVAMLVFWTLAPPLAGLLKFDRADL
- the ligA gene encoding NAD-dependent DNA ligase LigA, which gives rise to MTSSSTRHADPEENPYVEEPPTDFEPVAELSSEAAARQASLLRSAIREHDHRYYVDADPLIADATYDRLFERLRELEEAFDLPTENSPTERVGGEPLDALETVEHVAPMRSIDSAKEADAVREFDERVRRGVADAGFDPESVEYVCEPKFDGLSIEVVYEDGEYVRAATRGDGREGDDVTEQVRRIRSVPGRLRGDPPARLAVRGEAYMPRDAFEAYNEELIERGEEPFANPRNAAAGTLRQLDPAVVAERPLDVFFFDVLAWDAEDPAADAAATDPTDGSAAGCPDAHWAEFDAFDRFGLRRTDRVALVDDVEAAIDYRDRLMADRDDLNYEIDGVVISVNDRDAREALGSTSRAPRWAFAYKFPPRTATTTVEAITVQVGRTGRLTPVAELDPVDIGGVTVSRATLHNPAEIEALGVNVGDRVRIYRAGDVIPYVPEVVEKRSAGTYAFPETCPVCDAPVERDGPLAFCTGGLGCPAQLERAVEHWARRDALDVEGLGPERVERLREAGLVESLPDLYDLSVDDLAALEGWGETSAENLVDELEATREPPLDRFLAGLGIPDVGPTTARALARTFGDLDALLDADEAALREVDDVGPAVAASIREFLDSPENREAIEGLRERGVEPQSVETVGDDETADALDGLTFVFTGSLSTTRDEAQGLVEAHGANATSSVSGNTDYLVVGEDPGRTKRQDADAEGVPVLDEDGFADLLAERGIDWPPADGG
- a CDS encoding PQQ-dependent sugar dehydrogenase codes for the protein MDRRRFLSLAGLAGTGTLAGCAGRDDSGGDGDDAGGSDDAGGGAGTAGGDDDTATDGSDAAFAVETVASGFSHPWAIDFLPDGDLLVTERPGTLNVVDPDSGEVRSVDGTPTVDARGQGGLLDVALGPTASDPWAYLTYSAANADGDTTTHVGRGRLDRENARLEAFERLHAAEPFVDSTGHYGSRIAFDADGRLYVTVGDRQFKDFGPDHVAQDLGVELGKTLRLEADGSVPDDNPFVDDPDARDAVFSYGHRNAQGLTVHPDTGDLWESEYGEQDGDEINVLREGGNYGWPVADEGCTYGSGEPIGVSHDDREDVIAPAYSWPCGSGGFPPGGMTFCTGAAFPAWEGDLFVGGLASRALARLTVEGREATGIERLLADREWRVRTVAEHPDTGHLYVAVDAGDAPVARLTPA
- a CDS encoding ABC transporter ATP-binding protein, with the protein product MTAIELRGVTKEFPGVTAVSDLDLTVEEGEVYGFLGPNGAGKSTTIDMVLDLVRPTAGTVTVLGRDATADSVEIRRRTGVLPDGFSVYERLSGRRHVEFAIESKAVDVEADPVLERVGLLEDADRRAGDYSKGMRQRLALAMALVGDPDLLILDEPSSGLDPAGVKDMREIVAAEADRGATVFFSSHVLAQVEAVCDRVGILREGELVAEDSIDGLRETVGDGETLEVAVDDATDAVVDAVRAVEGVSRVDRDGDTLRVSCDPGVKTRVIAAAEDAGAVVDDFHTEEASLEDLFLAYTEGEETPTGREDAATGEVDA